The Elaeis guineensis isolate ETL-2024a chromosome 11, EG11, whole genome shotgun sequence genomic interval ACTAACAATCAGTTGACCGACTGATAGTCGGCTATTTTCAATCATCAATAGACAACTTGGTTAATCTCCGATGGAAGACCATTGGTATGTTAGAGTTACTGACCGATACTCATTCGGACCTCCACAACGACCGATATACtactattaccgacatatagtcggcttatttGAAACTACCAGTGTGGAAAGCCAAAACATGATCAATGGTAGGTATAACCgtccatcccacgatcacataatgtCGGAATGTGCGAATCCACATATCTAACTGTTATGAACAGTTATCGACTACATGTCATGATCATTAATAGACATAAACAGCctattaactccatgattatggcttGATAATTGGGGTAATTGcctttagtgccataaaaagtggGATCACGTGCTCGATGATTACATCTGAATCACCTATAAAAAAGAGTAAAGGAACAGTATTGGTGAGACAATTCTGggctgagactctatcattttaaatattcttcatctgctgttcaccactcccAACTAAGCATTGGAGGATCCTCGCCGGACACAATTCCGGTCAatatggacttcattttgtagATGCTCTTCACCGACGACAGGTGCAatagggattggccgcaacactgaTAACTATGAAATTGTTACTCTCAATGCTTCACGACATTTTGAAACATACAAGTACTCATTGCTACTTTCAACCATCTTAGGAACAAAAGGTAATGAGGTAATTAGTTCCTACGCAAGTGAAAGTACGTCGGCAATTTCAAGTAAGCCGATTATATTCGGTAATAGTAGTATGTCGGTCATCGTGGAAGTCCGAATAAGTATCGGTCGTAATTCTGACATGCCGATGATCTTTCATCGGAGATTAATCAAGTTATCTGTTGATGATTGAGAATAGCCACTGTCGATCGATCAACTGATTGTTATcggtatattatatttatgaggtCGATCTATAGTCGGAATCGGAGATCGGTTGAATTATCCCAACAACCAGTACAatgattgtaatatttttttttattgaaaaatatgtaaatatttttgaagataattttattgTTCACTAAATATTAAAACAATGTGAACTAGTAGTTGGAAGCAGTCGTTCCCGTAAAAGGGTTCGGCTTACCGGTCCTCCTCTATGGTAATTGGAAAGCACTTGCCAGACACTAATTGGACGAAATGGGAGAACTTCTTCCGTAATTGTTTGCTTGATCTGTTGTTTTCCGCAAAGATCAAGCCAAACTATACACGCAAGTGGATTGTCTAGGTCTGCGAATGACTGCCGCCACATAAGACCAACCCTATGAAGAATTCCACTGATCAAACAAGGACCTTGAGCCATTCTTCCATGCGCGTCGCCAGACTTCCGCGCCTTGTCATCCCTTGGAGTCAAAGAATTTCCCCTATAAATACCCCCACAAACCTCCGACTCTCTCACCACCTCCTCTCCTGCATTCGGAATCCATCCAAGGCAAGCCTTCCTCCTAGTCCTCAATGGCCAACCCATCGCTTCTCTTCGCCATTTTCTTCGCCGCCCTCCTCGTCCAAGGTTTGTTTCACGATCCATTTCAAAGCCTCTGAGCCTTGTTTTTTATGTTCCTTCTTACAAAATCCGTCTAACCTATAAAATTTCAGGTGGGCTTTCAACTACGTTCACCTTCAAGAACAACTGCGCCCAGACGATCTGGCCTGGCATACAGGACAACGCAAATTCCCCAGCTTTCCCGCAGACGGGCTTCACGCTCGCCGCCTCGGCTTCCAACTCGATAACTGCCCCGGCCCATTGGTCCGGCCGGATATGGGGCCGGACAGGCTGCTCCACCAATGCAGGGACATTTACATGCCAGACCGGTGACTGCGGCACCGGGCAGGTCGCGTGCAACGGCCACGGTGGCAACCCACCCGCCTCGCTCCTCGAGTTCACCCTGAATGGCAGTAACGGGAAGGATACTTACGACATAAGCTTGGTGGACGGCTTCAACTTGCCGGTCTCCATCACTCCACAAGGTGTGTCGGGCTGCCAAACCACATCATGTTCGGCGAACA includes:
- the LOC105053634 gene encoding thaumatin-like protein 1b, which produces MANPSLLFAIFFAALLVQGGLSTTFTFKNNCAQTIWPGIQDNANSPAFPQTGFTLAASASNSITAPAHWSGRIWGRTGCSTNAGTFTCQTGDCGTGQVACNGHGGNPPASLLEFTLNGSNGKDTYDISLVDGFNLPVSITPQGVSGCQTTSCSANINAQCPTQLQVTESGTVVACKSACDAFHQPQYCCTGAYSSPKACQPSSYSKFFKTECPQAYSYAHDDTSSTFACPTGANYLVTFCP